In Halobacterium noricense, the genomic stretch GTGCAAGTCGTCGAGGACGAGGACCGGCTCGCGGGCTACGTCTTCGTGCTCCCGGCGTCGATGGCGTTCGTCTGGGACGCCGCCGTCCTCAACGAGATTTACGTTGCACCCGAGTTCCGCGGGACGGGCGTCGCGGACGACCTGATGGACGCCGCGCTCGCCGTCGCGCGCGAGCAGTCGCTGCCGCTGGACCGGATGGTGTTAGACGTGGACCGGCAGAACGAGCGCGCGAAGGCGTTCTACGAGCGCTACGGCTTCGAGCACTGGGGCGAGCTGGTCGCCCGGGACCTCTAGGTCGACGTGACGGCACCGAGTGCGCCGCCGATACCGCCGAAGACCGCGGGGTGGACGACGCCGGCGAGCAGCACACCGAGCGCGTACTCGGGATGAATCGCGCTCCCACCCGCGGCGTACTCGAAGACGAACAGGCCGACGACCGCGAGCACGACGTAGCCGAGGACGACGCGAGCGCCGATTTGTGCGCCGCCGGACGCGTCGGTCGCGTTCGCGCGGCGTGCGAGCACGAAGCCAGCGAGCGCGACGACGACCGCGGGTACGAGGTACAGCAGCATCGGCGCGCTCCCGTCCGCGATGAGGTTCCGGGTGGCCTGCCCGCTGCCGAGCGACGGGACGGTGAAGGAGACGCCGTGGGCGTTGTAGAACAGCCAGCCGACGGCCTTCCACGTCGGAATCGGGTCGCCGCCGAGGAGTTCCACGACGGCGTTGTAGCCTTCGAGTCGTTCCTGAACGGACGACCCCTGCCAGAGGTACGTGAGGAGGTAGCCGAGCACGTAGGCGACGGCACCCGCGGCAGCACCGATGCCGAGGTCGGTGCTGCGGGAGTTACTGGGGACTCGTTCGGACATGGTTGTGATGCTCGCCGTGGAGTAAAAAGGCTTTGTGGCGACTGAACCACCTCGAA encodes the following:
- a CDS encoding GNAT family N-acetyltransferase yields the protein MVRSYTDADSDALWALKRGFETGLGEGTGDEAKQAAYEAKLDEAYRRDWLDWVERCVRENERCVQVVEDEDRLAGYVFVLPASMAFVWDAAVLNEIYVAPEFRGTGVADDLMDAALAVAREQSLPLDRMVLDVDRQNERAKAFYERYGFEHWGELVARDL
- a CDS encoding transporter, producing MSERVPSNSRSTDLGIGAAAGAVAYVLGYLLTYLWQGSSVQERLEGYNAVVELLGGDPIPTWKAVGWLFYNAHGVSFTVPSLGSGQATRNLIADGSAPMLLYLVPAVVVALAGFVLARRANATDASGGAQIGARVVLGYVVLAVVGLFVFEYAAGGSAIHPEYALGVLLAGVVHPAVFGGIGGALGAVTST